The Deinococcus koreensis genome window below encodes:
- a CDS encoding S8 family peptidase produces MITSRLAWPLLSLTLVLTACPAPPTPPVVVCPQGLSSLAADPAGQSAPGAEPGAVLRALAATVPGAVDWDAPHVPGEVLVIAGGAGTSGLSAQGLAALSGVRTQGVLGSLSRAFTPAGETDQAFAARLAAAGLRVQPNFVYRALATPNDPGFPGNGGVTIATGSGDQQVTQTYLTRIRAPQAWNFLAGCGKTPVGAKTAVVDSALDAGHVELNGRIAEQASFLNVETGTTTNVHATAAAGAIGAATNNGKGLAGVSWNVPLMSVEVLGTSGTTTAVLARGLNYAVEKGARVINMSLGGARDPSKPTDPGDSVLNSALSAAAKSAVLVAAAGNTAQDGVYYPASHPDVLAVGALGNSDTALACYSARPNTVFKRALDVVAPGGAGYGRCPGTTATQDMLLLAPEDQYELAAGTSFSAPLVSGVVALMRAANPGLSAAQTRTLLLSSLNKANKLPMLDAEAAVRAATR; encoded by the coding sequence ATGATCACCTCCCGCCTGGCCTGGCCGCTGCTCAGTCTGACCCTAGTTCTGACGGCCTGTCCGGCGCCCCCCACCCCGCCGGTCGTCGTCTGCCCGCAGGGGCTGAGTTCGCTGGCCGCCGATCCGGCTGGGCAGAGCGCTCCCGGAGCTGAGCCGGGCGCCGTGCTCAGGGCGCTGGCAGCGACGGTTCCGGGGGCGGTGGACTGGGACGCTCCGCACGTGCCCGGCGAGGTGCTGGTCATCGCCGGGGGCGCCGGGACGTCCGGCCTGAGCGCGCAGGGGCTCGCGGCGCTGTCGGGCGTCCGCACCCAGGGCGTGCTGGGCAGCCTGAGCCGGGCCTTCACGCCAGCGGGGGAGACCGATCAGGCGTTCGCGGCGCGGCTGGCGGCGGCGGGCCTCCGGGTGCAGCCGAATTTCGTGTATCGGGCGCTGGCCACGCCCAACGACCCGGGCTTTCCGGGCAACGGTGGGGTGACCATCGCCACCGGCAGCGGCGACCAGCAGGTCACCCAGACCTACCTGACCCGGATCAGGGCCCCACAGGCCTGGAATTTCCTGGCGGGCTGCGGCAAGACCCCTGTGGGTGCGAAGACGGCGGTGGTGGACTCGGCGCTGGACGCCGGACACGTGGAACTCAACGGGCGGATCGCGGAACAGGCGTCCTTCCTGAACGTCGAGACCGGCACCACCACGAACGTCCATGCCACGGCGGCGGCGGGGGCCATCGGCGCCGCCACCAACAACGGCAAGGGGCTGGCAGGGGTGAGCTGGAACGTGCCGCTGATGTCGGTCGAGGTGCTGGGCACCAGTGGCACCACCACCGCCGTGCTGGCCAGGGGGCTGAACTACGCGGTCGAGAAGGGGGCCAGGGTCATCAACATGAGCCTGGGCGGCGCGCGCGATCCGAGCAAGCCGACCGACCCCGGCGACAGCGTGCTCAACAGCGCCCTGAGTGCGGCGGCCAAATCGGCCGTGCTGGTGGCGGCGGCTGGGAACACGGCCCAGGACGGCGTGTATTACCCCGCCAGCCATCCGGATGTCCTGGCTGTGGGGGCGCTGGGCAACAGCGACACGGCCCTGGCCTGCTACAGCGCCCGCCCCAACACCGTCTTCAAGCGGGCGCTGGACGTGGTCGCGCCGGGTGGAGCCGGCTACGGCCGGTGTCCGGGCACCACCGCCACCCAGGACATGCTGCTGCTGGCGCCCGAGGATCAGTACGAACTGGCGGCCGGCACCAGCTTCTCGGCTCCGCTGGTGAGCGGTGTGGTGGCGCTGATGCGCGCGGCCAATCCCGGACTGAGCGCGGCCCAGACCAGAACCCTGCTGCTGAGCAGCCTCAACAAGGCGAACAAGCTGCCCATGCTGGACGCCGAGGCCGCCGTCCGCGCCGCGACCCGCTGA
- a CDS encoding HNH endonuclease, giving the protein MARKQDQSSWYAEPKPPEVCVLCGREAPNLTDHHLVPKSQGRRQGVRLGDIPTVKMCPACQGYLSKTFSNAELANELNTVEAILAREEVQKFVKWVQKQPLSKGVRVH; this is encoded by the coding sequence ATGGCCCGGAAGCAGGATCAGTCCAGTTGGTACGCCGAACCCAAGCCCCCCGAAGTCTGCGTGCTGTGCGGGCGCGAGGCCCCGAACCTGACCGACCACCATCTGGTGCCCAAGTCGCAGGGCCGCCGCCAGGGCGTCAGGCTGGGCGACATCCCCACGGTCAAGATGTGCCCGGCGTGTCAGGGCTACCTCAGCAAGACCTTCAGCAACGCCGAGCTGGCGAACGAGCTGAACACCGTCGAGGCGATTCTGGCGAGGGAAGAGGTGCAGAAGTTCGTCAAATGGGTGCAGAAACAGCCGCTGAGCAAGGGCGTGCGGGTGCATTGA
- a CDS encoding flotillin family protein — translation MTLSIFLPFLIGLGALLIVALGLIAIIRAFYLKVEQGTALIVNDMSARPKVRFTGALVIPVLYKAEIMKISLITLQVDRRGKEGLICRDNIRADITVAYYLRVNETTEDVLKVAKAIGAHRASDRAAVDELFNAKFSEALKTVGKKFEFIELFEKREEFRDAVIHVIGRDLNGYVLEDVAIDYLEQTPKALLDQNNIMDAEGIRKITELTAAQNVVTNELEQNERLAITKKNVEARESTLALERQQAEAEARQKREIETIQAREQAETAKVQEEQRLLSEQARIQTAEQVQIREQERQRQVEIAEQGRLRAVAIEAERVARATRMEAVTTDREVKLQEVERDKVVEQGVMDVANITRERISIDKTVAQEEERINEVREVSAADRARQVRVLAAEAVAQELMVKEVKAAEGAETAAKHRAAELTTIAQAEFDAASRQAEAKKILADATRIEQAAPGLALALVQEASASAIEKIGAAEARVIEAKAEANYKQGSAETRVLAERLSAEADGEARLGQARASVTEAQGSAEAAATGKKMTAEAEGLSAKFGAMGQMSPEARSHEEYRMALETSLEEALASLEADKAVSRENASVLSSALKDAKIDLVGGEGGMFEALSKAVSLGKAVEGFTAKSPLVQDLMERYLGVRPRPAPVPTPAPRSVVER, via the coding sequence ATGACCCTCTCCATCTTCCTGCCCTTCCTGATCGGCCTCGGCGCGCTGCTGATCGTCGCGCTGGGCCTGATCGCCATCATCCGGGCCTTCTACCTGAAAGTCGAGCAGGGCACGGCGCTGATCGTCAACGACATGAGCGCCCGCCCGAAGGTGCGTTTCACGGGCGCGCTGGTGATCCCGGTGCTGTACAAGGCCGAGATCATGAAGATCAGCCTGATCACGCTGCAGGTCGACCGGCGCGGCAAGGAGGGCCTGATCTGCCGCGACAACATCCGCGCCGACATCACCGTGGCCTACTACCTGCGCGTGAACGAGACCACCGAGGACGTGCTGAAGGTCGCCAAGGCCATCGGCGCCCACCGCGCCTCGGACCGGGCGGCGGTCGACGAGCTGTTCAACGCCAAATTCAGCGAGGCCCTCAAGACCGTGGGCAAGAAGTTCGAGTTCATCGAGCTGTTCGAGAAGCGCGAGGAATTCCGCGACGCCGTGATTCACGTCATCGGCCGCGACCTCAACGGCTACGTGCTGGAGGACGTGGCCATCGACTACCTGGAGCAGACCCCCAAGGCCCTGCTCGACCAGAACAACATCATGGACGCCGAGGGCATCCGCAAGATCACCGAGCTGACGGCCGCGCAGAACGTCGTAACCAACGAGCTGGAGCAGAACGAGCGGCTGGCGATCACCAAGAAGAACGTCGAGGCCCGCGAGTCCACGCTGGCCCTGGAACGCCAGCAGGCCGAGGCCGAGGCCCGCCAGAAGCGCGAGATCGAGACCATCCAGGCCCGCGAGCAGGCCGAGACCGCCAAGGTGCAAGAAGAGCAGCGGCTGCTCTCCGAACAGGCCCGCATCCAGACCGCCGAACAGGTGCAGATCCGCGAGCAGGAGCGCCAGCGGCAGGTCGAGATCGCCGAGCAGGGCCGCCTGCGCGCCGTGGCCATCGAGGCCGAGCGGGTCGCGCGGGCCACCCGCATGGAGGCCGTGACCACGGACCGCGAGGTCAAGCTGCAGGAAGTCGAGCGCGACAAGGTGGTCGAGCAGGGCGTGATGGACGTGGCGAACATCACCCGCGAGCGCATCTCCATCGACAAGACGGTCGCGCAGGAGGAGGAGCGCATCAACGAGGTGCGCGAAGTGTCGGCCGCCGACCGCGCCCGGCAGGTGCGCGTGCTGGCCGCCGAGGCCGTGGCGCAGGAACTGATGGTGAAGGAGGTCAAGGCCGCCGAGGGGGCCGAGACCGCCGCCAAGCACCGCGCCGCCGAGCTGACCACCATCGCGCAGGCCGAGTTCGACGCCGCCAGCCGGCAGGCCGAGGCCAAGAAGATCCTGGCCGACGCCACGCGCATCGAGCAGGCCGCGCCGGGTCTGGCCCTGGCCCTGGTACAGGAGGCCAGCGCCAGCGCCATCGAGAAGATCGGCGCCGCCGAGGCCCGCGTGATCGAGGCCAAGGCCGAGGCGAACTACAAGCAGGGCAGCGCCGAGACCCGCGTGCTGGCCGAGCGCCTGAGCGCCGAGGCCGATGGCGAGGCCCGCCTGGGTCAGGCCCGCGCCAGCGTGACCGAGGCCCAGGGCAGCGCCGAGGCCGCCGCCACCGGCAAGAAGATGACCGCCGAGGCCGAGGGCCTGAGCGCCAAGTTCGGCGCCATGGGCCAGATGAGCCCCGAGGCCCGCAGCCACGAGGAATACCGCATGGCCCTGGAAACCAGCCTGGAGGAGGCGCTGGCGTCCCTGGAGGCCGACAAGGCCGTGTCCAGGGAGAACGCGTCCGTGCTGTCCAGCGCCCTGAAAGACGCCAAGATCGATCTGGTCGGCGGCGAGGGCGGCATGTTCGAGGCGCTGAGCAAGGCCGTCTCGCTGGGCAAGGCCGTGGAGGGCTTCACCGCCAAGAGCCCGCTGGTGCAGGATCTCATGGAGCGCTACCTGGGGGTCAGACCCCGCCCGGCGCCCGTGCCCACGCCCGCGCCCCGCAGCGTGGTGGAGCGCTGA
- a CDS encoding DNA repair ATPase, whose amino-acid sequence MTEPTESPAARAAASPATSPVTSASPAAEGGTDEAVAQGGAYEVLSRRLGAQGQRLQAVADDLNARRLAEFGDSTLALLGRTRIRTENNGVGRDIVQVGGVQVGGVQVGGVQVGGGVQAGEALLFGFNVYIGLRSQTRVEDVFGLYRLVEEGGSYDLQPLPLAGSFLAEPAFVRDFEELYAYYKHARLLQLATQGEKLLAAFQIGERSSDVRVFRWALSAAGEASYLDARGERDLAPPAPFDFEWVRAGRELEVSGRFPHLNILDTLFVETSGGDLTIKVENNTETGEGIFSESVEDSTQSIDDATFEYARVGSLILLRVRPYREQAWRGLVYNTRSRRVVRLDAILQACVQLPEDHGILFPGGSYLQSGEYRAFDASMQGMEFRQMLRSPNGEDVLYVFYERESGRTALFVYNLIQRQLRAPIFAHGFARLLDGRMVLFQAESPEPTRVHPMQVWQTPFTSDEYAASRPPGSSFMGRLGNAELVRAVSDLYDLARELGAAEVSAGRYERLGAQTRRLHEQHPWFDDDHCGGLHTLLREITATGEAMLDEFSKVQSIRAQSEAAMTQARAAHHALLGRLQPESWTQIAEYTQALGEISALRGKVLTLRGERYIDTAAIDAMSAELQEAHSRIGAATGAFLSGEQALAPLAGRLDTLEAQAQAAGTARELAGGLQDMAALAADLDVLSELLSSLKVDDATGRTAVVEAISALYARLNGARARSEGRRKALGAGELVAQFAAQFGLFGQSVASALSLATTPERADEQLARLLVGLEELEGQFGEHEQFLSDLLSKREELLEVFSERRQALLDERGRRAQAVMDAGARILGGLTGRAARLGSPDELNAFFAGDPLILKLRELAGRLRDLQDAVKADDLEARLKAAQDAAVRALRDRSDLFEDGGAVIRLGPRWRFSVNTQPLDLTLLPREGGLAVQLTGTDYLQPLDHAGLSELRAFWPVTLESESPEVYRGEYLAGQLLQAAREGREGLSLDALEALLEPPEALTRRVRDFAAPRYREGYETGVHDHDAALILRALLPLSRAAGPLAHPPAVRALAVLTWASHAGQQAAWRDTLGHAHALRRLFGTADALGAAVQALGAEIANFLTAQHIGHTPQQTAQAAAYLADEMAHELTDELADERQASGRGEGGAVFGFTRAAAELVAALDARLDAAGMTGTFRQSLERLEGDLAARWTLAQQWLDALTRTPELARHARFVPEAAALKLFGAALPHEIRDVTLRADLGGLLGEHPRLQSGTLSLEIDDTLARLHTHRTQFVPAFGRYQTLRQEVIAQERERLRLSEYQARPLTSFVRNRLINDVYLPIIGDSLAKQMGSVGEGSRSDRMGLLMLISPPGYGKTTLMEYVAHRLGLVFMKVNGPALGHAVRSLDPAQAPDATSRQELEKLNLALEMGNNVMLYLDDIQHTHPEFLQKFISLTDGTRRIEGVWRGQSRTYDLRGRRFAVVMAGNPYTESGEVFRVPDMLANRADIYNLGDVLGGMEDAFALSYIENSLTSNPVLAPLATRDLNDLYLLVQRAQHQSRGESGGQSTGQDVSLNALSHAYSGAEVAEIVATLQRLMQVRDVLARVNAQYIASAAQADAYRSEPAFRLQGSYRNMTKLAEKVSPAMNDAELQQLISDHYQGEAQMLTGGAEENLLKLGELRGTLSPAEQARWEQIRADFRRRRAMGGDDADTGQRMVAQLADIASGLQHLGTLNSPEQTPPAPPTDALHDALPDALRASLGPLLADIASGLREARDPPENHPALSALPETLRATIEPLLEGLAVSAGRQEQVTAALLELVEVIRRRQSSVVRPVGAPGPVGRPEKGE is encoded by the coding sequence ATGACCGAACCCACCGAGAGTCCCGCTGCCCGCGCAGCGGCCAGTCCCGCAACCAGCCCTGTGACCAGTGCCAGTCCCGCAGCAGAGGGGGGCACCGACGAGGCCGTCGCGCAGGGCGGGGCCTACGAGGTGCTGAGCCGGCGGCTGGGCGCGCAGGGCCAGCGGCTGCAGGCGGTGGCCGACGACCTCAACGCCCGCCGCCTCGCCGAATTCGGCGACAGCACCCTGGCGCTGCTGGGACGAACCCGCATCCGCACCGAGAACAACGGCGTGGGGCGCGACATCGTTCAGGTCGGCGGGGTTCAGGTCGGCGGGGTTCAGGTGGGCGGGGTTCAGGTGGGGGGCGGGGTGCAGGCCGGCGAGGCGCTGCTGTTCGGCTTCAACGTCTACATCGGGCTCCGCTCGCAGACCCGCGTCGAGGACGTGTTCGGCCTGTACCGGCTGGTCGAGGAGGGCGGCAGCTACGACCTGCAGCCCCTGCCCCTGGCCGGCAGCTTCCTGGCCGAGCCGGCCTTCGTGCGCGATTTCGAGGAACTGTACGCCTACTACAAGCACGCCCGGCTGCTGCAGCTGGCCACGCAGGGCGAGAAGCTGCTGGCCGCCTTCCAGATCGGCGAGCGCAGCAGCGACGTGCGGGTCTTCCGCTGGGCGCTGTCGGCGGCGGGCGAGGCCAGCTACCTCGACGCGCGGGGCGAACGCGACCTCGCGCCGCCCGCCCCCTTCGACTTCGAGTGGGTCAGGGCCGGGCGCGAGCTGGAGGTCAGCGGGCGCTTTCCGCACCTGAACATCCTCGACACGCTGTTCGTGGAGACCAGCGGCGGCGACCTGACGATCAAGGTGGAGAACAACACCGAGACCGGCGAGGGCATCTTCAGCGAAAGCGTGGAGGACAGCACCCAGTCCATCGACGACGCCACCTTCGAGTACGCGCGGGTGGGCTCGCTGATCCTGCTGCGGGTGCGGCCGTACCGCGAGCAGGCGTGGCGCGGGCTGGTCTACAACACCCGCAGCCGCAGGGTCGTGCGCCTGGACGCCATCCTGCAGGCCTGCGTGCAGCTGCCCGAGGATCACGGCATCCTCTTTCCCGGCGGCTCGTACCTGCAGAGCGGCGAGTACCGGGCCTTTGACGCCTCCATGCAGGGCATGGAGTTCCGGCAGATGCTCCGCTCGCCCAACGGCGAGGACGTGCTGTACGTGTTCTACGAGCGCGAGAGCGGGCGGACGGCGCTGTTCGTCTACAACCTGATCCAGCGCCAGCTGCGCGCGCCCATCTTCGCCCACGGCTTCGCGCGGCTGCTCGACGGCCGCATGGTGCTCTTCCAGGCCGAGTCGCCGGAACCCACCCGCGTTCACCCCATGCAGGTCTGGCAGACGCCCTTCACCAGCGACGAGTACGCGGCGAGCCGCCCGCCCGGCAGCTCCTTCATGGGGCGGCTGGGCAACGCCGAACTGGTGCGCGCGGTGTCCGACCTGTACGACCTGGCGCGCGAACTCGGCGCGGCGGAGGTCTCGGCCGGGCGCTACGAACGGCTGGGCGCCCAGACCCGCCGCCTGCACGAGCAGCACCCCTGGTTCGACGACGACCACTGCGGCGGCCTGCACACCCTGCTGCGCGAGATCACCGCGACCGGCGAGGCGATGCTGGACGAGTTCAGCAAGGTGCAGAGCATCCGCGCCCAGTCGGAGGCGGCCATGACCCAGGCGCGCGCCGCGCACCACGCGCTGCTGGGCCGCCTGCAGCCGGAGAGCTGGACCCAGATCGCGGAGTACACCCAGGCCCTGGGGGAGATCAGCGCCCTGCGCGGAAAGGTGCTGACCCTGCGCGGCGAGCGCTACATCGACACCGCCGCCATCGACGCCATGAGCGCCGAGCTGCAGGAGGCCCACTCCCGCATCGGCGCGGCCACCGGCGCGTTCCTCTCGGGCGAGCAGGCCCTGGCCCCCCTGGCCGGACGACTGGACACGCTGGAGGCGCAGGCCCAGGCGGCGGGTACGGCGCGCGAGCTGGCCGGGGGCCTGCAGGACATGGCCGCGCTGGCCGCCGACCTGGACGTGCTCTCGGAACTGCTGAGCAGCCTGAAGGTGGACGACGCCACCGGGCGCACGGCGGTGGTGGAGGCGATCTCGGCCCTGTACGCCCGCCTGAACGGAGCGCGCGCCCGCAGCGAGGGCCGACGCAAGGCGCTGGGGGCGGGCGAGCTGGTCGCGCAGTTCGCCGCGCAGTTCGGGCTCTTCGGGCAGTCGGTGGCGAGCGCCCTGAGTCTGGCGACCACGCCCGAACGCGCCGACGAGCAGCTCGCCCGGCTGCTGGTCGGCCTGGAGGAACTGGAGGGCCAGTTCGGCGAGCACGAGCAGTTCCTGAGCGACCTGCTGAGCAAGCGGGAGGAACTGCTGGAGGTGTTCAGCGAACGCCGTCAGGCGCTGCTGGACGAGCGGGGCCGCCGGGCGCAGGCGGTCATGGACGCCGGGGCCCGCATCCTGGGCGGGTTGACAGGGCGCGCCGCGCGCCTGGGCAGCCCCGACGAGCTGAACGCCTTCTTCGCCGGCGACCCGCTGATCCTGAAGCTGCGCGAGCTGGCGGGCCGCCTGCGCGACCTGCAGGACGCCGTGAAGGCCGACGATCTGGAGGCCCGCCTGAAGGCGGCGCAGGACGCGGCCGTGCGTGCCCTGCGCGACCGCAGCGACCTGTTCGAGGACGGCGGCGCCGTGATCCGCCTGGGGCCGCGCTGGCGCTTCTCCGTGAACACCCAGCCTCTAGACCTGACCCTGCTGCCGCGCGAGGGCGGGCTGGCCGTGCAGCTGACCGGCACCGACTACCTGCAGCCGCTGGATCATGCGGGGCTCAGCGAACTGCGCGCCTTCTGGCCGGTCACGCTGGAGTCCGAATCGCCCGAGGTCTACCGGGGGGAATACCTGGCGGGTCAGCTGCTCCAGGCCGCCCGGGAGGGCCGCGAGGGGCTCAGCCTGGACGCCCTGGAGGCCCTGCTGGAGCCGCCGGAGGCCCTGACCCGCCGGGTGCGCGACTTCGCCGCGCCGCGCTACCGCGAGGGCTACGAGACCGGCGTCCACGACCACGACGCGGCGCTGATCCTGCGCGCCCTGCTGCCCCTGAGCCGCGCCGCCGGCCCGCTCGCGCACCCGCCGGCCGTCCGCGCGCTGGCGGTGCTGACCTGGGCCAGCCACGCCGGGCAGCAGGCCGCGTGGCGGGACACGCTGGGCCATGCCCACGCCCTGCGGCGCCTGTTCGGCACGGCAGACGCGCTGGGGGCGGCCGTGCAGGCCCTGGGGGCCGAGATCGCGAACTTCCTGACCGCCCAGCACATCGGGCACACGCCCCAGCAGACCGCGCAGGCCGCCGCGTACCTCGCCGATGAGATGGCCCACGAGTTGACCGATGAGCTGGCCGACGAACGGCAGGCGAGTGGACGGGGGGAAGGCGGGGCCGTCTTCGGGTTCACTCGCGCCGCCGCCGAGCTGGTCGCCGCGCTGGACGCCCGCCTGGACGCCGCCGGCATGACCGGCACCTTCCGGCAGTCGCTGGAACGCCTGGAGGGCGACCTCGCCGCCCGCTGGACGCTGGCGCAGCAGTGGCTGGACGCCCTGACGCGCACGCCGGAGCTGGCCCGCCACGCCCGCTTCGTGCCGGAGGCCGCCGCCCTGAAGCTGTTCGGCGCCGCGCTGCCCCACGAGATCCGGGACGTGACGCTGCGGGCCGACCTGGGCGGCCTGCTGGGCGAGCACCCCCGCCTCCAGTCCGGCACCCTGAGCCTGGAGATCGACGACACCCTGGCGCGCCTGCACACGCACCGCACCCAGTTCGTGCCCGCCTTTGGGCGGTACCAGACACTTCGCCAGGAGGTCATCGCGCAGGAGCGCGAACGCCTGCGCCTGAGCGAGTACCAGGCCCGGCCCCTGACCTCCTTCGTCCGCAACCGCCTGATCAACGACGTGTACCTGCCGATCATCGGCGACAGCCTCGCCAAGCAGATGGGCAGCGTGGGCGAGGGGAGCCGCAGCGACCGGATGGGCCTGCTGATGCTGATCTCGCCGCCCGGCTATGGCAAGACCACCCTGATGGAATACGTGGCGCACCGGCTGGGGCTGGTGTTCATGAAGGTGAACGGGCCGGCGCTGGGCCACGCGGTCCGCTCGCTCGACCCGGCGCAGGCGCCCGACGCGACCTCGCGCCAGGAGCTGGAGAAGCTGAACCTCGCACTGGAGATGGGCAACAACGTCATGCTGTACCTCGACGACATCCAGCACACCCACCCGGAGTTCCTGCAGAAGTTCATCTCGCTGACCGACGGCACCCGCCGGATCGAGGGCGTGTGGCGGGGCCAGAGCCGCACCTACGACCTGCGCGGGCGAAGGTTCGCGGTCGTCATGGCCGGCAACCCCTACACCGAGTCCGGCGAGGTGTTCAGGGTGCCCGACATGCTCGCCAACCGCGCCGACATCTACAACCTGGGCGACGTGCTGGGCGGTATGGAGGACGCCTTCGCGCTGAGCTACATCGAGAACAGCCTGACCAGCAACCCGGTGCTGGCCCCGCTCGCCACCCGCGACCTGAACGACCTGTACCTGCTGGTGCAAAGGGCCCAGCACCAGTCCCGCGGCGAGTCCGGGGGCCAGTCCACAGGGCAGGACGTCTCGCTGAATGCCCTGAGCCACGCCTACAGCGGCGCGGAGGTGGCCGAGATCGTGGCCACGCTGCAGAGGCTGATGCAGGTGCGCGACGTGCTGGCGCGCGTGAACGCCCAGTACATCGCCAGCGCCGCCCAGGCCGACGCCTACCGCAGCGAGCCCGCCTTCCGGCTGCAGGGCAGCTACCGCAACATGACCAAGCTGGCCGAGAAGGTCTCCCCCGCCATGAACGACGCCGAGCTGCAGCAGCTCATCAGCGACCACTACCAGGGCGAGGCGCAGATGCTCACGGGCGGCGCGGAGGAGAACCTGCTGAAGCTGGGCGAACTGCGCGGCACCCTGAGCCCCGCCGAGCAGGCCCGCTGGGAGCAGATCCGGGCCGACTTCCGCCGCCGCAGGGCCATGGGCGGCGACGACGCCGACACCGGGCAGCGCATGGTCGCGCAGCTGGCCGACATCGCCAGCGGCCTGCAGCACCTCGGCACGCTGAACTCTCCGGAGCAGACCCCGCCCGCCCCGCCGACCGACGCCCTCCACGATGCCCTCCCCGACGCCCTGCGCGCCAGCCTGGGGCCGCTGCTGGCCGACATCGCCAGCGGTCTGCGCGAAGCCCGTGACCCGCCAGAGAACCACCCCGCCCTCAGCGCTCTGCCCGAGACCCTGCGGGCCACCATCGAGCCGCTGCTGGAGGGCCTCGCCGTGTCGGCCGGGCGCCAGGAGCAGGTGACGGCCGCCCTGCTGGAACTCGTCGAGGTGATCCGCCGGCGACAGTCGAGCGTGGTCAGGCCCGTTGGAGCGCCGGGGCCGGTGGGCCGCCCCGAGAAGGGAGAGTAG
- a CDS encoding endonuclease domain-containing protein yields MRDTYTRKLVPRAKELRREQTPAERKLWFLFLRTHPVKFRRQVPMHGYILDFYAPSVGLCIELDGRSHDGEGAQAYDAERTRVLEAGGVRVLRLSNGDVEGEFQAVCGAVEVAIREGTPL; encoded by the coding sequence ATGCGGGACACCTACACGAGAAAACTTGTCCCACGGGCAAAGGAGTTGCGCCGGGAGCAGACCCCCGCCGAACGCAAGCTCTGGTTTCTCTTCCTCCGCACCCACCCGGTCAAGTTCCGCCGTCAGGTACCCATGCACGGCTATATCCTCGACTTCTACGCGCCGTCCGTCGGGTTGTGTATCGAGCTGGATGGCCGCAGCCACGACGGCGAAGGGGCGCAGGCGTACGACGCCGAGCGGACGCGGGTGCTGGAGGCGGGTGGTGTCCGGGTGCTGCGGCTGAGCAACGGGGATGTGGAGGGCGAGTTCCAGGCGGTGTGTGGGGCGGTGGAGGTGGCCATCCGGGAGGGGACACCCCTTTGA
- a CDS encoding Uma2 family endonuclease has translation MTDPTRRRLSEEEYLAFLAASDVRYESIDGFLVRQEDAQSKHALIGGNIAVALHPAARQLGGFVYKSNLRLRLAPPVLPHVTHYFPDVMVSFDDSPMDALYISLPCLIVEVVSERTRTIDNVFKASDYLRIPSLHGYLLVETATRAARLYTRSGKEWAEQYAEGEGTLSIPCLNIPLSLDAIYRNVPL, from the coding sequence ATGACCGACCCCACCCGCCGCAGGCTCAGCGAGGAAGAGTACCTGGCTTTCCTCGCTGCCAGCGACGTGCGGTACGAGAGCATAGACGGCTTCCTGGTGCGGCAGGAAGATGCCCAGTCGAAACATGCCCTCATCGGGGGCAACATCGCTGTGGCACTTCACCCGGCGGCCAGACAGTTGGGCGGCTTCGTCTATAAATCGAACCTACGCCTTCGTCTGGCTCCACCCGTCCTGCCGCATGTGACCCACTATTTCCCAGACGTGATGGTCAGTTTCGATGACAGCCCAATGGACGCCCTGTACATCAGCTTGCCATGCCTGATCGTGGAAGTGGTCAGCGAGCGCACCCGAACCATCGACAACGTGTTCAAGGCGAGCGACTATCTGCGGATTCCCAGCCTGCACGGGTATCTGCTGGTCGAAACCGCCACGCGCGCCGCCCGCCTGTACACCCGGAGCGGAAAAGAGTGGGCCGAACAGTACGCAGAAGGCGAGGGGACGCTCAGCATTCCCTGCCTGAACATCCCCCTTTCCCTCGACGCCATCTACCGCAACGTCCCCCTCTGA
- a CDS encoding S1 family peptidase, with product MLENIGGRPIMRYSIEFAFFSICRITATSLDGMSGGEGTGFLICLNHDTPDSRLMLVTNRHVIPEQDMSVNLSLNSRSKDGQIIIGDRAVTNINMSSIKSFYHPEYDLAAIDITSCVWEPSGPYVKFWVPEQFIPSFDELWPGKEVAYLGYPDGRFDEYNNLPLLRQGIISSYPTLDYNNRKLFLIDTHSYRGSSGSPVFTEFNQKLYLVGIFVELLTTKVLAPFGSQMDIEVELPMGLGVVIKSPVIQDFLNLISSATKN from the coding sequence ATGCTTGAGAACATTGGCGGCAGACCTATTATGCGTTACTCCATTGAGTTCGCCTTCTTTTCAATATGTAGAATAACTGCAACATCGTTGGACGGAATGTCGGGCGGCGAAGGAACGGGATTTCTGATTTGTTTAAATCACGACACGCCTGACTCTAGGTTAATGTTGGTTACTAACAGACATGTGATACCGGAACAGGATATGTCTGTAAATCTATCCCTAAATTCGAGATCTAAAGATGGACAAATAATAATAGGAGATAGAGCAGTTACTAATATAAACATGTCATCTATAAAAAGCTTTTACCATCCGGAGTATGACTTAGCAGCAATAGATATTACTAGTTGCGTTTGGGAACCTAGTGGGCCATATGTAAAATTTTGGGTTCCAGAACAATTTATCCCTAGCTTCGATGAACTTTGGCCAGGTAAGGAAGTGGCGTATCTTGGCTACCCAGATGGCAGATTTGATGAATACAATAATCTACCACTTTTGAGACAAGGTATTATCTCATCCTATCCCACATTGGATTACAATAACCGTAAGCTGTTTTTGATAGACACACATTCATATCGTGGTTCAAGTGGGAGCCCCGTATTTACTGAGTTTAATCAGAAACTGTATCTCGTTGGAATATTTGTAGAACTCCTCACCACGAAGGTCTTAGCACCGTTCGGCTCTCAAATGGATATTGAAGTAGAACTACCGATGGGGCTGGGTGTTGTGATAAAATCTCCAGTTATTCAAGACTTTTTAAATTTGATTTCATCTGCTACCAAAAATTGA